The stretch of DNA ATGTAGCAtaaggtaaaataaaaataagccCCATTACACTGTAATATAACAAAACAAACCCCGTAACATCATATCATCATAGCACAGGGTACATAGCCTTTTCTTCCCTGAGAGTTCaaaagattaaattaataatatttaatcataatcatgatgatatataataattataaaaatatccaaaagtttttttcttcaattaaagcCTATTGTTCTCCACTCCCTCACACTCTTCCATAATAATAACTTGTGTTCTCAATAAAGTGGGGCCCTCTGCGGCGTTCCTTTTCTCCTGTTCATCAGATTGACCGAGATTTCCGTCACCGGCGAGCATGCAGGCCGACACGGAGGTCGGAAAGTGGAAACACCGCTTCTCTTCTTTCTAACAATTTCAGTTGTAGCCGTGCAAGCTAGGGTGGTTCTACAATCCACACCGTCATAACCACCCGAACCGGATGAAGTACGGTTCGAACCGGCCGGTTCAAGAACCGAATCAGGAGTCATAATTAGACCGTCGTCAAGTCCAGAATCTGATAACGGCATGTAGTTGCACTCGAAAAGGTAACCAGATAGTGAACCCAATGTTTTCACTAGGTGGCTCACCTGTGTAAAAATACAATCATACAAAAATCACTCATCAAAAAAAGaaccaattaaacaaaaaagaatttAGTAGCATAAAGTATAAGCAAttatgagaaagaaaaaaaaaactaataacaaattttttaaataaaacgtGGGAAGAAATTGGATTAGTGATAATTTGAAGTTCTTTGCTATCATTTTTTTAACCTtcatcttaataaaaaaaaccattaatctatttatcaactaaaaaattaatgaaaaaaatcaaaaaatccATCTATCATCCATCCAATTAAATGACAAAGAAACCATTCAATCCAtctaatgtaaaaaataaataaacaatatttttaaacaaaaagtgGAAAAGAAATGGGAATGATGAGAATTGAAAAAATGAGAAATTGAAAAGAGTAGTAGTGGGAAAAGAGGAGGAACCTTGCAAGAGAGAGAGCAGTAGTGGTATGGGTCTTGCAGAGTTCTGTCACAGGTGCTGCAGAAATTGCCGGAGCCTTTGATTTTTGTTGGTGGCCTTTGATTTAAAAATACCACTTTTGCACTGTTTGTTCTGTAAAACTGTTTGGTATATTACACAAAACACAAATTTcctcaattttcaaaattaataaataatactactactactattCTTCTTCTGCTTTCTTTCTGTCATTACTATTTAATCTTTTGCAGTTCCTACTTACTACTTCATTTataaactcaaattcaaaacctaaattccaatttaaaagaaattccATTATCAGAAAT from Cicer arietinum cultivar CDC Frontier isolate Library 1 chromosome 3, Cicar.CDCFrontier_v2.0, whole genome shotgun sequence encodes:
- the LOC101508954 gene encoding protein RGF1 INDUCIBLE TRANSCRIPTION FACTOR 1, giving the protein MFICSSPNVVPRWLQVLLTEKFYNACVIHEDAKKNEKNVYCLDCCISLCPHCVSPHRSHRLLQIRRYVYHDVIRLDDVANLIDCSSIQFYRTNSAKVVFLNQRPPTKIKGSGNFCSTCDRTLQDPYHYCSLSCKVSHLVKTLGSLSGYLFECNYMPLSDSGLDDGLIMTPDSVLEPAGSNRTSSGSGGYDGVDCRTTLACTATTEIVRKKRSGVSTFRPPCRPACSPVTEISVNLMNRRKGTPQRAPLY